A region of the Hydra vulgaris chromosome 12, alternate assembly HydraT2T_AEP genome:
tctaaccATGATGGCCATTTTAGCATTGTTGCATTAATATTAAGCAACTTAGATTTAGTATCCCAAGTTCCTACCCGTACATATTTTGCTTTTTCCGCGCTCAATTGAACCTGATCAATGGAATAACGTGAAAAGGTTGGACTGTGCCAAGAATTAAACTCGACAAAGCCTCCTAGTACAGATGGAGCATgaagtgtttttaaagtttttgtaactTCTTGTGGTTGAACATCCAACCGACAAATAGTTTGGTTGCATGCTGCTGCATGTAAAGCGTAACCAATTGCATTAACTGCATCAACTAAATAGTTCACTTGGTTTAAGTCTTTGGTGGTTATATATCTTATAAGTTGATCAATTGGCACTTCACATTTTTCGTatttgtttgctaaaaaacCTATTAAAGATTTCCCATTCTCAGATTTATTGTGTACAGTACAGTTAAATGTTTcgctaataaaatttttaagtagaAAGTCACATTCATAATCATTATTTACTACatcatttatatattcttttaattctgGTATATCATCGCCATAATAAAGCGAAATAGTTAACAATGATTCAATCTGGGTAATTGGAACACTACTTGAAAGAATATCTGGATTCCAAGCATCATTTGTAAGCCAAATACGagatatattcattttataggCCAGTTGTAACAAATGCTCgcctatttttttttgactggTAAACATAACAACAACTTGAGCGCGTTTAGCTcctattattttattcataacaCCTTGCCCATTACTTTCAATTTGAGTTGGCGTGGttgcaatatatatatcttcaacAATACATAAACTCTCTTGAGCAGCGcgttgttttaaaatagaaacTGCAACCTTTCCGTAATTGTCATCGGAGCctattacaattatataactccagttaaacaattttaagaCTTCAATCATCACATCAACTTGAACGGCATCCGATTGAATTGTacgaaaaaaagatttaaaatttgaattgcTACTGTTTAACAATGGAGATGAGGCTCCGTCGGTTATAAGTGgaattttatgaatatttaacaAGCTTGCTAACTTAATTGTAGAAGAAGAATAATAATCACCTATTGCTGCAACAACCTTATTTTCTAAACGAGCGCaagtatttttactattattgaAGTCGCTGGTGTTGCTTATGCAGCGATGTCGGCGATAGGTATCAACAAGCTCAATGCCATGGCTCATGGTTACTGACAAGTTAAAGCatgcatcattaaaaatatatccaaGTGTTATGTTCGGTAAAATATCTCGTCTTTTGTTCATGCTATTAACAGCATATTTGACAGCAAAAACTCTCTGTAATCCttctaaagaaatttttctttgttcGAATGATTTATCTGATTCAACTGATtcagtaaaagtaaaaatactatGAATATTGTAATCGCTATCAGTTTTGGAttcgataaaaatatttttattatttaaagaaaaattagatttttctgAACAGTTTAATAAATTGGATACGTTCTTCACTAGCACAGTTACAAAAGTGGCAGTTATAATAACGCGGttcatcataaaaaatttttatatttttatcaccgcattaacaaaaactttattcagCAAAATTGTGTTAATAAACTCAgaagaaaactaaataaaccttcgacaaacaaaaattgaataaaaagtcaatttaaaaacaaacaagacTATAGAGAAATAAACTTAATCAATTGCTCTCCTCATTGCAAAAAACTTTACCTCTTCATTGTAGAgactaacaactttttttggactaataattttatattattatattaatattatattaatttatagatTATTAATTTCTCTCATCATtgctataattttttctatttattcttTCTACTAGTTATTGAGGTGTttcaaaatgacttttttttttttttttaacggtcAATTAAATGTTGTAAGTATGTTCAAAGCAGGTGTTGAATCGATtctgaagcaagcgctctaaacACTGTGCCACCTAAAAATAGtcgaaaatattaattttattttttgttgtaccCGTGTAGTAAATAATGGCGCTAAATTGTGAAAATAGAGCTAAcccaaatttttgaaaacaaccggtggtataacaattttaaattcgtacttgtttaaatattaaaattacagataaatttaatttcaagaaATGACCTTATccacagttttttaaatgtatttttttcctttttttgttattaataataaaagttgtttaattttagaaaatgaatCTTATTtgtgtttcaaatttttttacgtcTGAGTTATATTTGTTAGCAAAGAAACCAACATGGATAAATTACGGTTAAATCTTGAATTTCTCTACCACGTCGGACGCACACACATGTgtgtgttttaattttattaatctcCCTTcgtaaataagtttaaaaaggtAAATTTACAAACTAGCAAATACAGTTTAAAGCCACTCAAGAATAAAAGGCAAGCAAGAATAAAATGTGTATATTGCAGTTtaagcgcaaaaaaaaaaaaaaagtttggacAAAAAATCAGACATCGAAACTGACAAGCtttataattagttaataatcTTTTATGTAAACAACCGTTGTGTTTAAATCTACAAGATAAAAGTACTAAAATGAAACTAATTCAAGAGATGTTTGACAACGGAATATTCtccttgtttataaaaatgttattataattactgattttacttttaaaattaaactattttcgTATAAAAGACTtgatgtataaataaaaataaataaaagcataaacaAGGATCAggtgttctaaaaaaaaaaattacagaaaaaaaaagtggggTGACGCCTCTGTCCCCCGGTAGCGTCGGTTATGTATTGGTCCCTCAAACATCATTCTTATGatcgttatttattttaaattatatcaatGATATGTACAATATTATCATTTAAAGTATCTTTAATTATGTAGGCTTATGAAACgtcttttatatttatcaatttaatatcGTAAACTTATAATTCTACGAATAAATTATCATTTcactgtaaaaaaaactaattatattttatttaataaaaatggtatataaatctttaaaaactttataaccgttaccaaaaagtaataaaataaaatttgtttttttactttattacctttttttggattaaaaaaactttactttagtcgaattaatagtaattttttatatgcattGGTAGTATGGGCTAATAcacaaaaagttgttaaatttttataatttaattttgctacattaacaaaaatatttttgtataaagacATTTTTGTGAACAAATATCCaactttttaaaaccataaatcGAAAGAAAAACATAGATTGgtatggttatatatatatataaataaagttatatatttatataaaaatgtaggtagttatagtttatataaaaaaatatagtttatatttatattaaagtatagttatatatttatataaaaatatagttatatatttatataaattatatatttatataaaaattatgattgTATAAATGAAGATTATATGgattaaatatagttatatttaaatcagAATATAGATCAGAATACAGAATACGATAGAttagaatataaaatatagaatatatagaatataaatacaaaccaatatttcaagattttttttattttaccaaaaactattgtcaaaaaaaaaatctctaaaaaaaaaccttaaaaaaattaattatcggAGGGCCTAACCCGCGAATTGATAACAAAATCAGCTGATTGATAacgaaaaagttgtttaaacatAACTATTGTCGACGTTGCTATTTTATCAGACATTGTCTTTTCAGGCgcggatgcagcattttttgatgtttgagataccAAACTTCCacacatggagcaaactcctaaaatttatatgttcatacatatatcaaataaagatgctttgcaaaaactgcgatgattggagcctgggaacaaaaaagccctaaaattttagctacacctgcccaaacgtgagagcaacaagttgataatataatttttttactattctcaaccaaatttatattcatcgataaatttaaatactcacacaataatctcttagcgtTAAACATTTATGGTCTTATgaaatttgcaaccccctcaaattgagggaggtttaaacttttaatgctCATAGTTTTTGAACCCTTAAAGgtgtgaattttaaaatttgctccATGTGTGGAAGTTaggtatctcaaacatcaaataAATACTGCATTCGCGCCTGCTAATATATATACTCGTCCATACTCGTCCAGCTAATTTCCATACGTGCTACATACCAAGATCCACAGAAGACAAGTTCAGCTCTTTAAATAGCATCAAAACCTGCTTGATGGACTAAGATAGG
Encoded here:
- the LOC101239077 gene encoding extracellular calcium-sensing receptor, which produces MNRVIITATFVTVLVKNVSNLLNCSEKSNFSLNNKNIFIESKTDSDYNIHSIFTFTESVESDKSFEQRKISLEGLQRVFAVKYAVNSMNKRRDILPNITLGYIFNDACFNLSVTMSHGIELVDTYRRHRCISNTSDFNNSKNTCARLENKVVAAIGDYYSSSTIKLASLLNIHKIPLITDGASSPLLNSSNSNFKSFFRTIQSDAVQVDVMIEVLKLFNWSYIIVIGSDDNYGKVAVSILKQRAAQESLCIVEDIYIATTPTQIESNGQGVMNKIIGAKRAQVVVMFTSQKKIGEHLLQLAYKMNISRIWLTNDAWNPDILSSSVPITQIESLLTISLYYGDDIPELKEYINDVVNNDYECDFLLKNFISETFNCTVHNKSENGKSLIGFLANKYEKCEVPIDQLIRYITTKDLNQVNYLVDAVNAIGYALHAAACNQTICRLDVQPQEVTKTLKTLHAPSVLGGFVEFNSWHSPTFSRYSIDQVQLSAEKAKYVRVGTWDTKSKLLNINATMLKWPSWLDFKIPTSSCRNICNPGEKVVGKNLCCWHCVKCSVGEISNVSNADSCSPCPEHFFTKDHISCIKMPTSYIASSNAVGIFSITLSIIGICLTIVSYLLFLFLRKKSVLFMRNSILYTTLSDFLPLSTFCYTFLELTYPSETVCIAQDIYFNLLCIFYASILIIKNKSVGHFLPKLLHCLGRDKILRMGLIFFLVSMEIIFLTIWINARETFVSERIYDNILYIRCMNVDKFSRNSTIRLTARIFPAVSLLIGAILTLPERNSNYNFGELRSLFFFGVTLVTITGAYGITINQVLEIFQPWVVLIATNGYGFTYLLCLTLPKFYITFKGK